From the genome of uncultured Bacteroides sp.:
GTTTTCACAAAAGCCCAGATATCATGCGGCGTAGGTGGAATTGTTGATTACATAACAATGATTCTATGCACGGAGCTGCTAGGTATACACTATACTATATCAATTGCTATTGGTGGAATTATCGGAGCTTTTATCAATTTTTCTATAAATAAATCGTGGGCTTTCCAATCTAAGGCAGATTCTTACAAATACTCATACAGGAGCCAGCTAATCAGATTTACTCTTGTTGCATTAAATAGTATTGCATTAAAATCTGCCGGAACATACTATTTTACGACAGTTCATCATATTGATTATGAGTTTAGTCGTATTATTACCGATCTAATTGTTTCCTTAGCTATAAATTATACACTTCAACGAAAATGGGTTTTTAAAAAAGAGCGTACCCGTCTGAAAACAGAAAAGACTTACGCTGCAAGACGTTGATTGTAACTATTAATTTTTTGTATTTTGAGAAAAACATTAATTGAAGCAGAAAACCTTGAAAAAGCCTCTCCGATTTTTAAAGGCAAATTGGGGAACCGTTTGGCTAGATTTGTCATTCGGCTATTTGCTATTGATAAGGTTAATAAGCTATACGAGCAATCATGCGATTATAAAGGCGCTGAATTTGCGGCGAGTTTATTAAATAATTTAGGCGTTAACTATCGCATTGGAAATTCTGAGCGCCTGAAAGAACTGCCTCAAGGTGGGTTTATCACTATTTCCAATCATCCTTATGGTGGAATAGATGGAATTATGCTGATAGATCTGATGGCTGGAATACGTCCGGACTACAAAGTGATGGTAAACGAGTTTCTCTCTCTAATTGAACCTATGGAAGAAAACTTTATTTCGGTTAAGCCCAAAGGAAATAAAGATAACGGAGTATCTACTACAAGCATTAACGGTATCCGCGAAACACTAATGCGTCTTCATGATAATCATCCTGTTGGTTTTTTCCCTTCAGGAGCTGTTTCAGACCTCAGCCTGCGCGACAGGTGTGTAAGAGACCGTGAATGGCAGGAAAGCATTATCAAGCTCATTCAAAAGGCTAAGGTACCTATTGTTCCAATCCGCTTCTTTGATCAGAATTCACCTTTCTTCTATTCACTGGGATTAATTGACTGGAGAGTTCGTCTGATAAGGATGCCCTATGAGATATTCAACAAAAGCACGCAGAATCCCCGAATTGGAATTGGTGAAATAATAACTGTTGAAGAACAGGCAAAATATACTGACTACCAATCTTTGCGAACATTTTTGCGAGAGTCAATCTATAAAATGCCAATGCCTGGTTCGTTTACACCAAGAACAATTCTGGAATTACCAGTAACTTCTCAAAAAGACAATAAGTAAAGATATAACTTATACTGAATAAAATTCAGTTTGATATACATCAAAGACAGTTTTAGACCCGGGTCTCAGCACACTTTAGACCCGGGTGTAAAGTATACTGAGACCCGGGTCTAAACAATATTCCCTCCTGAAAGATTTCAAAACATTACCTCACAACATTTTATCATCTCTAAACGTTTATTATCTGTAACATCAAAACTTTACAGAGATGAAAGCAAAAAAAATAATTATTGGACTGCTTGCAACCTTTATTGGTTTGTCTTTACCGGTGAATGCACAAAGCAAAAAACAGAAAAAAGAAGAGATCAGCAAAACCATCAGGGAGCTTATTGAAGCTCAGAAGATAAATGTGGAAGTCAATACTGCCTTTCCAATGAGAGGCCCAAGCAGACATCTGACATCAAACTATTCCGTAGAAATCAGGAATGATTCCGTATTCTCATACCTGCCATATTTTGGTATTGCCTACTCTGTACCCTACGGAGGCAGAGCTAAAGGATTGATTTTCGATGAAAAAATAACAGACTACAAACTTATTTTTGATAAAAAAGGTACGGCAAACATCAGTTTCAGAACCCGAAATGAGGAAGACAGCTATATTTACTGGATAAAGGTTTTCTCATCAGGATCGGCAGATGTACGGGTAACTCCAAACAATAAGCAGTCCATCTCATTTTATGGAGAATTCATTTATGATACGCCTAAAAAGAATGCTAAGAACAAATAATTAGCTCAGCATACTATCTCTTTTCTACTAACAAAAATCAAAAGTATTATGAACACAATTGAACGAGCAAAGAACATTATTCTATCTCCAAAAACAGAATGGAAGGTTATAGAAACTGAAGAAATTATATCCAGTAAGCTATTAACTTCTTATTTACTTTTGTTGGCTCTTATCCCCGCTATCTGTGGATTTATTGGTTACGGCCTGGTTGGTTATAATGTGCTTGGAGCACATTTCGGATCAATTGATTTAGGCATCCGTCATGCGGCAACGTCTTATGTTAGCATGATTGCCGGAGTTTATCTTACAGCATTTATAATAAACAAACTAGCGCCAAAATTCAGCTCTTTAGAGAATTTCGATAAAGCTTTTCAGCTAGTTGTCTATTCATATACACCAATGTTTGTTGCCGGAGTTTTTTATCTGTTTCCATCCATGTCAACAATAGCAGGTATTTTCGGCCTATACGGTCTTTATATTCTATACATCGGACTAACTCCTATGATGAAAACACCCGAAGAAAAAGTAACCTCTTATTTCCTGACCTCAATAATCGCCCTTATAGTTATTTCCTTGCTATTATCCATTGCACTTGGCGCCTTTTACTTTTAAACAAATAATACTCAATATTAAAATCTAAAGCTATGAAAAATAATAGAATCCTGTTTTTAGTACTTTTCCTGTTTGTATTCACCAATACAAATGCACAAGGCTGGCTAAAGAAAATAGGTGAGAAAGTTAAGGATAAAGTAGAGAATAAGGTAGATAAGAAAACCGATCAGGCTATTGATAAAGAGCTGGATAAAACAACAAAGAAAAAGAAAGGTACAAATGATAATAGCAAAATAGAAGAAAGTTCTGTCGAATCTCCGGAAAAAGGCAAGCTGGAAAGCTATTCTCAGTACGACTTTATACCGGGAGATAAAATTATCTTTTTCGAAGACTTTTCGCAAGATGCCATAGGCGACTTTCCTGCACAATGGACGGGTAACAGCACCGGAGAGGTTAAGAAGTTAAATATAGCACCGGGAAACTGGTTACATATGAATGGAAAGGATGCAGTTTACTGTTATACAAAAAAGATTGCTTTCCCCGAAAACTTTATATTTGAGTTCGATTTTGTTCCGGATAAAGATTATTCCCGCGGAACAATCCTGAATATTTACGAGGATGATCCAGCAAGACCACAGGAGATAAATGATGATGCCTGGCCCGGAATTCATGGTTTAAAAATTATAATAGCAGAAAATGAATGGGAAACTACCGGATACAAGCCAGGAGGTGAGAATCTTAGTGGCTCATCAAATACCAATCCGGTGATTGCCGAGAAGGTAAACCATGTAATTATCTGGGTACAGAAAAGAAGAGTACGGATTTATCATCTTGGGGCAAAGATTCTTGATATTCCAACCAACATTCACAGTACTACTAAGTTTAACAAGATAGTCTTTAATGGATGGGATCGTAATAGCCACCCTTACATCACGAATCTTAAAGTTACAACAGCTTCTCCCGATACCAGGAGCAAACTGCTGACCGAAGGAAAAGTTATCTCCTATGGCATTTATTTCGATTCAGGAAAAGATATAGTAAAGCCAGAATCTTACGGATCGGTACGCGAGATTGCAAACGTTCTGAATGAGAATCCGGCAGTTCGGATTAAGGTTATCGGGCACACAGACAGTGATGGCGATGATGCGCTTAACCTGGATTTATCAAAACGAAGAGCTGCAAATGTTAAGCAATACTTGATTAGCGAATTCAAGATTGACGGCTCCAGAATTGAAACGGACGGGAAAGGAGAAAGTGCACCCATTGCAGACAATAACAGCCCTGAGAATAAAGCTAAAAACCGCAGAGTTGAGTTTATTAAACTGTAATTCAAAATAAAAATAGTCCCCTTTACAGTACTTTAGCAATGCGGTAAAGAGGATAAATTAATATACTTAATCTATCTAAATCTCTGCAAATCTAAGAATAAGGCATAAATCAGAACTTATCAAATACAGATTAATCTTCCACAAAATATTTTTTTTGTAAAAACAAAGGGATGAATGTTATGTTTTCATCCCTTTTTCGTCTATTATACATAGATGAATCTCGAACAATTCAAAATAAACGTTTTGCCACTTCGTGAAAAGCTGTTTAATTATTCACGAAAGATGACTGAAGAAACCTCCGATGCTGAAGATATTGTTCAGGAGGCTTTTCTTAAGCTTTGGCGCATGCGTGAGAAGTTGGACGAATATCGCAGCATTGATGCACTAGCCACAGAGATTGTAAAAAATCTCTGTATTGACAGATGGAAATCGCCGGTTCATGCATCTGTGGGACTCGATGAGATCAAAGTTCTCTCTGGATGGGATAATCCCGAACAAACACTTGTGGCACATGACCAGGTGCAGTTAATAGGTAAGATAATGGAGACTCTCCCACCCTTACAGCAAACAATCATCCGGATGAAAGATATAGAAGGGTATGAATCGGAGGAAATTGCTGAAATAACCGGTTGTGATATTCAGGCAGTAAGAATGAATTTGTCGAGAGCAAGAAAAAGAGTCAGGGAGGTATTCCTGCAATTAACAAACGAGAGAAAGGAAAATAAGAATGAAAATAGACGCTTTGCTTAATAAGTACTTTGAAGGAGAAACTTCCTGCGAAGAAGAGCAATGGATAAGGAACTACTTTTCAAATGAAAAGGTTCCAGAGCACTTGCTTTGCTATAAGCCAATGTTTGCTTACTTCGATAATGAAATAACCACAGAACAGGCCAAAATGACTGAACAGGCTAATAAGAGGGCTATTCCACGAAGAAAAACGTTGATCTATACATTTAGCGGAATAGCGGCCTGCATTGTTATGGCAATAGGAATATCTACATTCTTTCAACAATCTGATGATTCTTGCAAAAGGAATTATGTAGTAATTAACGGTAAATGTTATACTGACGAAGCAACAATTAAGGCTTATGCAAATGCTTCACTTCAGGAAGTGGCCACTTCCAAAGATGAGGTTTTTACTGAATTATTTAAAGATTAACGGATTAAAAACAGAGAATAATGAAGAAAAAAATCCAGTTTTTACTGCTTATGCTTATACTCTCAGGGTGTTTTCCTGTGGTCTGTGAGGCACAAAACGGTTTAAGAATAGCTTCCATTTTCGACAGATATGGGAAGCAAAAAGGAGTTGCCATGGTAGAGCTGTCAACAGAGATGTTGGAAACCTATAGTATGGAAAGGTATAAAAGCATCACAATCAAAGACTCTCACAGGGCTTTACCCGAAATACGTCAATGCCTTGAAACGGACAAAAAAGGTGCAAAGAAAATAAAAGAGATTATTGAAGGAGGCCAACTTGTATCGGGTTACTATCAGCTTCCTTCAAGAAAAGAAGATCTTAACCGGTTTATACTTTTTAAACTCAGTAAAAAAGGAGCGGCTACATTAGTTTATATAGAAGGAGAACTGGAATCTGACGATCTTATTACTTTGCTATTTATGAAAAAAGATTTATAACTCACAACCAAATACAGAACAGTATGAAAAAGATTATGTTACTTGCTTTTCTAATATTCCCCACACTCTTAATGGCTGGGGAGATAGTTCCTTCCGACACTACAATTTATGTAAACGGAAAGAAATTAGTGATTAAAGAGAACAACGATAAAATAAAAATCAAGGTGTACGAACAAAAGGCTCAAGGCGACACCATAGAGAATGATCAAATATTTGAAGGCATATACCGAGATGGAAAAAGTACTGAGAAACGCATGTCCAATAGTATAAACATCCCTATTCCGAAACTAGGGTCAGGACATTCATCTTCAAATCGTATAACAGACCCTCACTGGGCAGGTTTTGGAATGGGCTTTTGCAGTTTTGCCGACAACAAAATGAACCTGAACAATGTAAATGGAGTAGATCTGATATCTAGTCGCTCAAAGGAATTCATTGTGAACTTTTACGAACGTGCATGGAACATATCTAAGTGTGGATTAGCTATTGTTAGTGGAACC
Proteins encoded in this window:
- a CDS encoding GtrA family protein — protein: MIEKLFVFTKAQISCGVGGIVDYITMILCTELLGIHYTISIAIGGIIGAFINFSINKSWAFQSKADSYKYSYRSQLIRFTLVALNSIALKSAGTYYFTTVHHIDYEFSRIITDLIVSLAINYTLQRKWVFKKERTRLKTEKTYAARR
- a CDS encoding 1-acyl-sn-glycerol-3-phosphate acyltransferase, with translation MRKTLIEAENLEKASPIFKGKLGNRLARFVIRLFAIDKVNKLYEQSCDYKGAEFAASLLNNLGVNYRIGNSERLKELPQGGFITISNHPYGGIDGIMLIDLMAGIRPDYKVMVNEFLSLIEPMEENFISVKPKGNKDNGVSTTSINGIRETLMRLHDNHPVGFFPSGAVSDLSLRDRCVRDREWQESIIKLIQKAKVPIVPIRFFDQNSPFFYSLGLIDWRVRLIRMPYEIFNKSTQNPRIGIGEIITVEEQAKYTDYQSLRTFLRESIYKMPMPGSFTPRTILELPVTSQKDNK
- a CDS encoding DUF4251 domain-containing protein, whose product is MKAKKIIIGLLATFIGLSLPVNAQSKKQKKEEISKTIRELIEAQKINVEVNTAFPMRGPSRHLTSNYSVEIRNDSVFSYLPYFGIAYSVPYGGRAKGLIFDEKITDYKLIFDKKGTANISFRTRNEEDSYIYWIKVFSSGSADVRVTPNNKQSISFYGEFIYDTPKKNAKNK
- a CDS encoding Yip1 family protein, with product MNTIERAKNIILSPKTEWKVIETEEIISSKLLTSYLLLLALIPAICGFIGYGLVGYNVLGAHFGSIDLGIRHAATSYVSMIAGVYLTAFIINKLAPKFSSLENFDKAFQLVVYSYTPMFVAGVFYLFPSMSTIAGIFGLYGLYILYIGLTPMMKTPEEKVTSYFLTSIIALIVISLLLSIALGAFYF
- a CDS encoding OmpA family protein → MKNNRILFLVLFLFVFTNTNAQGWLKKIGEKVKDKVENKVDKKTDQAIDKELDKTTKKKKGTNDNSKIEESSVESPEKGKLESYSQYDFIPGDKIIFFEDFSQDAIGDFPAQWTGNSTGEVKKLNIAPGNWLHMNGKDAVYCYTKKIAFPENFIFEFDFVPDKDYSRGTILNIYEDDPARPQEINDDAWPGIHGLKIIIAENEWETTGYKPGGENLSGSSNTNPVIAEKVNHVIIWVQKRRVRIYHLGAKILDIPTNIHSTTKFNKIVFNGWDRNSHPYITNLKVTTASPDTRSKLLTEGKVISYGIYFDSGKDIVKPESYGSVREIANVLNENPAVRIKVIGHTDSDGDDALNLDLSKRRAANVKQYLISEFKIDGSRIETDGKGESAPIADNNSPENKAKNRRVEFIKL
- a CDS encoding RNA polymerase sigma factor: MNLEQFKINVLPLREKLFNYSRKMTEETSDAEDIVQEAFLKLWRMREKLDEYRSIDALATEIVKNLCIDRWKSPVHASVGLDEIKVLSGWDNPEQTLVAHDQVQLIGKIMETLPPLQQTIIRMKDIEGYESEEIAEITGCDIQAVRMNLSRARKRVREVFLQLTNERKENKNENRRFA
- a CDS encoding DUF6108 family protein codes for the protein MKKKIQFLLLMLILSGCFPVVCEAQNGLRIASIFDRYGKQKGVAMVELSTEMLETYSMERYKSITIKDSHRALPEIRQCLETDKKGAKKIKEIIEGGQLVSGYYQLPSRKEDLNRFILFKLSKKGAATLVYIEGELESDDLITLLFMKKDL
- a CDS encoding PorT family protein, yielding MKKIMLLAFLIFPTLLMAGEIVPSDTTIYVNGKKLVIKENNDKIKIKVYEQKAQGDTIENDQIFEGIYRDGKSTEKRMSNSINIPIPKLGSGHSSSNRITDPHWAGFGMGFCSFADNKMNLNNVNGVDLISSRSKEFIVNFYERAWNISKCGLAIVSGTGFRFDSYHFDGNKALIEVNGVTELRTAPAGGRYDDSKLHTSYFTIPLLLEYQKRIPHTGPLYLSAGVVGNVKLCSSSKVKLNDESGSHKQKLGSDLNIRPVSMDFLIQAGVGCFGMYARYSPQTLFEGGKGPEIHPVSIGLVLHLDM